One window of the Corticium candelabrum chromosome 7, ooCorCand1.1, whole genome shotgun sequence genome contains the following:
- the LOC134182234 gene encoding uncharacterized protein LOC134182234: MIERSATKDAARLRSLQGRGSGAWLDVIPSSRKLAISPGLFRLAALLRLGMRLPLPLSATLCDCGTALDPEGYHLITCKTGGGPVWSHNSIVSAWSECLKRVSLPHTVEPRDCYSSSQSRPDIAVYNATDFNVELDISLAHPWSTDIISVAATTDGSAASKREGKKREKYSRETHTSGGSPCLIPLVFEHYGRWGNAGEKFLHQISLRSRDDDGKRCNSMVLAKKIDRIVCRNDSVAGFYSYQSVR; this comes from the exons ATGATTGAAAGATCTGCGACCAAGGATGCAGCTCGTTTGAGATCTCTTCAAGGGAGGGGATCAGGAGCCTGGCTAGATGTCATTCCCAGCTCAAGAAAGCTTGCAATTTCCCCTGGATTGTTCCGCCTGGCAGCTTTATTGAGGTTGGGTATGCGTTTGCCATTGCCTCTGTCAGCAACCTTATGTGATTGCGGCACAGCCTTAGATCCTGAAGGATATCATCTGATTACTTGTAAGACAGGTGGGGGACCAGTTTGGTCTCATAATTCAATAGTCTCTGCTTGGTCCGAGTGTTTGAAACGCGTGTCTCTTCCCCATACCGTTGAGCCAAGAGACTGTTACAGCAGCTCTCAGTCCAGACCCGATATTGCTGTTTATAATGCAACCGACTTTAACGTTGAGCTCGACATTTCCTTAGCCCACCCATGGAGCACCGACATAATTTCAGTCGCAGCTACAACTGATGGATCTGCTGCTTCAAAAAGGGAgggaaagaagagagagaagtacAGCAGAGAGACTCACACTAGTGGGGGTTCTCCATGCCTAATTCCACTGGTGTTTGAGCATTATGGCCGCTGGGGAAATGCAGGAGAAAAGTTTCTCCATCAAATCTCTCTGCGATCACGAGATGATGACGGCAAG CGGTGTAACAGTATGGTTTTGgcgaagaagattgacagaatagtgtgTAGAAATGACTCCGTAGCTGGTTTTTACAGTTACCAGAGTGTACGttaa